caagccggaatcgaacctgggaccctggagctgtgaagcaattgcgttatccacaatgctaccatgctgccctatgtatGGATGGATCAACTTCCAGAAAGTGCCCTAGCGGTGTAAAGCCTCTATAGCTAGGCGAACATAATGAATAGAAAAGTAAGCACATGATTTGATGACATATGCTCCCCATGGGTGAAACTCCACACTTAGGTATTGGCGATGGAAGGAAAAAGAACTCCGCGTTTCAGAGCTTATGGTCACAAATTcaacttttcaaaaaaaaagctgcctttttgcttgACCTTTGCCTCTGTACTAGGGATGCCTCATAAACCTAATTTAGTTTCAACTACTGAATGTGCTTTTGAGTAATGCTGAAAAGAAAGACACGTTGATAATATTTGTAATTAATTCTCAGGATGTACGCATTACCAATGATGCCAACAATCATTAGCCATCCCCAATTGCTCATCAGAATCTCATGATGGTGAACAGTTTGAAAATGATCCAAAGAAGAGGCCGTTGAGCAATAAACATTTATTCAATTATCTTTGCATCCTGGTAATATGTGATGTAATACTGATCATTCGCTGAAAAAGGCGGTAATATCTGGCTCAGCATTTCTGTTTCCTTTGACCCAGTAACTCTGCATTCTCAATCAGCAGGGTCCTGGGATCAGATTCCCTTTCTTCCTGTGGTGGGGCTTTAGGGAGAAACTTGCTGTCATGGTCCCCAGACTCTTGGCACTCTTGAGGATCAGGCACTGTGCCCAAAACCTGGTACTGATTCATGCTGGAGAATGGATTTAAGGGGTGCCTCTTCCAATGCTtcccactgtgtgtcggtgaccGACTGAGGGGGGGCAATGGCTTTGGGCTTTTCTCAGAATGGTCTGTGTTGGACCTAAAACCATCCGGGTGGCAGTTGGATCTCTCAAGCCAATTCTTACTGGCAGGTTCCCTCTTCTTTGTCTCTTTGAAATGATGGTCAATCTGCTGTGTGCGTCGTGCTTCAGTGTTCACAGCTGAATAGATGTTTTGGGGATCTTGCTGGCTATGCCAGTTGATGAAATACTCTGTCTGGCACTGTGGGCACTTCAAGCTGATGTTGTCCTCCTGGTCTTTCTCAATGAAGCAGGTCTCGCACACAATGTGCTCACACGGCAACAGGTATTGATTGATGTGAGACTTTGCACAACCAACGCAGGTCGGCATCTGGCGGGCAGTTAATTTGGTCTCTCTCAACTTGTCCACAAGCTTCAAGTAATAATCGGAGCTGCAAGAAAGAAGAGTTGGGTTAAAAGGAACTCAAAGCACACACTgaccaaaaatgttttttttcttaggCCTCTGATTATTTATCATTGACTGAGATaaagaatggcctcctgctattATGCCTGCATTTTCCATTCGGGAGACAGCATAGCTGAGCCCAAAGGGAACCTCGCtgcaggggtctgtgctgaggaAGTAGAGTGCTGGTTGTTGTTCCACTCCACTTCACTTTAAGACACGAGGCTCATATAGTGTCCCTGACATTGCCCTGCATGGGAGCTACTATCTCAGTACAGATGAGGAAATCTTGGCACCTCCAGGCCCTGCATTGTTTGGTTCTCGTTAAATACGTGAACATTCTAAATATTGAATGTATTCAGATGATTGCTGGGGCAATGATTTCTCTTCCCACGCCTATACTGTTACTCTGAGAGTCTCCAAGATTtcttccttgccccccccccccccccccccccctccccccactactttCCCAGTTACTTCATAattccaaagtcccaggttcaattcccggcttggttcacagtatggagtctgcacgttctccccgtgtctgcgtgggtttcctccggtgctccggtttccacccacagtccaaagatgtgcaggttaggtggattggccacgttaaattgcccttagtgtccaaaaaggttcgatggggttactgggttatggggacagggtggaggtgtgcgatgaggtagggtgatctttccatgggccagtgcagactcgatgggccaaatgccctctctctgcactgcaaattctatgtctatgcctATGTCATCTGCATCTCAGCATATCATGTATAGTCTTGAGTACAATTTgaatatgtaataataataattgcttattgtcgcaagtaggcttcaatgaagttactgtggaaagctcctagtcgccatattccggcgtctgtttggggaggccggtatgggaattgaacctgcgctgctgccttgttctgcatcaaaaccagctatttagcccactgtgctaaaccagccctttatgCAAATACACCCAGTTTTACATCATCACCGCCCTCTTGATTCCTTCATTACCTCTTCCAGGACCTACTGTTCTTCTGACATTC
The DNA window shown above is from Scyliorhinus canicula chromosome 19, sScyCan1.1, whole genome shotgun sequence and carries:
- the LOC119954442 gene encoding uncharacterized protein LOC119954442, with the protein product MVQTESQSKKSNLIRRILFYFLRLCKLSENKAEEDSDYYLKLVDKLRETKLTARQMPTCVGCAKSHINQYLLPCEHIVCETCFIEKDQEDNISLKCPQCQTEYFINWHSQQDPQNIYSAVNTEARRTQQIDHHFKETKKREPASKNWLERSNCHPDGFRSNTDHSEKSPKPLPPLSRSPTHSGKHWKRHPLNPFSSMNQYQVLGTVPDPQECQESGDHDSKFLPKAPPQEERESDPRTLLIENAELLGQRKQKC